A single genomic interval of Prunus dulcis chromosome 5, ALMONDv2, whole genome shotgun sequence harbors:
- the LOC117628193 gene encoding kinesin-like protein NACK1 — translation MTVKTPGTPASKIDRTPVSTPTSKIDRTPVSTPGGPRAKEEKIVVTVRLRPLSKREQLAKDQVAWECIDDTTIVYKPPPQERSAQPAPFTFDKVFGPSCVTETVYEEGVKNVALSSLMGINATIFAYGQTSSGKTYTMRGITEKAVIDIYNHIMNTPERDFTIKISGLEIYNENVRDLLNSESGRNLKLLDDPEKGTVVEKLVEETASNDQHLRHLISICEAQRQVGETALNDNSSRSHQIIRLTIESTLRENSDCVRSFVASLNFVDLAGSERASQTHADGARLREGCHINLSLMTLTTVIRKLSVGKRSGHIPYRDSKLTRILQHSLGGNARTAIICTLSPALSHFEQSRNTLFFATRAKEVTNNARVNMVVSDKQLVKHLQKEVARLEAELRTPDPSTEKDLKIQQMEMEMEELRRQRDLAQSQVDELRQKLKEDQQGSNPLELPHPSVKKCLSYTGVLSTKLDTKEIGRGDRARNTMLRQSMRQSSAAPFTLMHEIRKLEHLQEQLGEEANRALEVLQKEVACHRLGNQDAAETIANLQAEIREMRAVRSEPKEVEVGTVVATNKSVSANLKEEITRLHSQGSTIANLEEQLESVQKSIDKLVMSLPSNYEQYNSESTPKSKKEPKKKKLQPLASSNVPNRQNFIRSPCSPLSTSRQIAVSEIENRAPENDDILSGETQPESEKGTPTKNEECGDVSSKENTPGGYRRSSSVNMKKMQKMFQNAAEENVRNIRTYVTELKERVAKLQYQKQLLVCQVLELEANEAAGYDIENDENTCEPEEPMVSWQITFKEQRQQIIELWDLCFVSIIHRTQFYLLFKGDPADQIYVEVELRRLTWLQHHLAELGNASPAHVGDEPTVSLSSSIRALKREREFLAKRLTSRLTAEERDALYMKWDVPLEGKQRKMQFVNKLWTDPHDAKHIQESAEIVAKLVGFCESGNMSKEMFELNFVLPSDKRSWIMGWNPISNLLNL, via the exons ATGACTGTCAAAACTCCTGGAACACCGGCTTCGAAAATAGACAGGACACCAGTATCAACACCAACTTCGAAAATAGATAGGACACCAGTATCAACTCCAGGTGGGCCAAGAGCTAAGGAGGAGAAGATTGTTGTGACCGTGCGTTTGAGGCCTCTGAGCAAAAGGGAGCAACTAGCAAAAGACCAAGTCGCGTGGGAATGCATTGATGATACCACAATTGTTTATAAGCCACCGCCTCAAGAACGCTCAGCTCAACCGGCCCCATTTACATTTG ATAAGGTTTTTGGTCCTTCTTGCGTAACTGAAACAGTATATGAGGAAGGAGTGAAAAATGTGGCCTTGTCTTCTTTGATGGGCATCAATG CAACTATATTTGCTTACGGCCAAACTAGCAGTGGGAAGACGTACACAATGAGAGGAATAACAGAGAAAGCTGTCATTGATATCTACAACCATATAATGAAT ACTCCAGAGAGAGACTTCACGATAAAGATTTCTGGACTTGAAATATACAATGAGAATGTGAGGGACCTGTTAAACTCAGAATCAGGCCGTAACTTGAAGCTTCTAGATGATCCAGAG AAAGGTACCGTGGTTGAGAAGCTGGTGGAGGAGACTGCTAGCAATGATCAGCATTTGAGGCATTTAATCAGCATTTGTGAGG CCCAAAGACAAGTTGGTGAAACTGCTTTAAATGATAACAGCTCACGGTCACATCAGATAATAAGGCTG ACAATTGAAAGTACCCTCCGCGAGAATTCGGATTGCGTGAGATCTTTTGTTGCAAGCCTG AACTTTGTAGATCTGGCTGGAAGCGAAAGAGCTTCACAAACACATGCAGATGGTGCTAGGCTGAGGGAGGGTTGCCATATTAACCTTAGCTTGATGACACTTACAACTGTTATTAGAAAGCTCAG CGTTGGGAAAAGAAGTGGTCATATACCCTATAGAGACTCAAAGCTCACTCGCATATTGCAGCATTCTCTAGGTGGGAACGCACGCACTGCCATCATATGCACCTTGAGTCCAGCATTGAGCCATTTTGAACAATCTCGAAATACTCTCTTCTTTGCCACCAGGGCAAAGGAAGTAACGAATAATGCTCGTGTGAATATG GTTGTTTCGGACAAGCAGCTAGTGAAACATTTGCAGAAGGAAGTAGCAAGGCTGGAAGCAGAGCTGCGCACCCCTGATCCGTCAACGGAAAAGGATTTGAAAATTCAGCAG ATGGAAATGGAGATGGAAGAACTGAGACGCCAAAGAGACCTTGCTCAATCTCAGGTGGATGAATTACGCCAAAAACTAAAGGAGGATCAACAG GGTTCAAACCCATTGGAATTACCCCATCCCTCTGTGAAGAAATGTCTCTCATACACTGGTGTGCTATCAACAAAACTCGATACAAAGGAGATAGGTCGTGGTGATAGAGCAAGAAATACAATGCTCAGGCAGTCTATGAGGCAATCATCAGCTGCTCCTTTCACACTAATGCATGAAATCCGCAAACTTGAACACCTGCAGGAACAGCTTGGGGAGGAAGCAAATCGAGCTCTGGAAGTATTACAAAAGGAAGTAGCTTGTCATAGGCTAGGCAATCAAGATGCAGCTGAAACAATTGCCAATCTGCAAGCAGAAATAAGAGAAATGCGTGCTGTCAGATCAGAGCCaaaagaagttgaagttgGAACTGTAGTTGCTACTAACAAGAGTGTCAGTGCTAATCTCAAGGAAGAGATTACGAGACTTCATTCACAGGGCAGCACTATTGCTAATCTTGAGGAACAGCTAGAAAGTGTTCAGAAGTCTATAGATAAATTGGTGATGTCTCTTCCTAGCAATTATGAACAGTACAATAGTGAGTCAACCCCAAAGTCTAAGAaggaacccaaaaagaaaaagttgcaACCTTTGGCCTCAAGTAATGTTCCCAACCGGCAAAATTTTATCAGATCACCATGCTCTCCTCTATCAACTTCTCGGCAAATTGCAGTGTCTGAAATTGAAAACAGGGCTCCTGAGAATGATGATATTTTGTCTGGTGAGACTCAACCGGAGTCTGAGAAGGGGACTCCCACAAAGAATGAAGAATGTGGAGATGTCTCATCAAAGGAAAACACTCCAGGAGGGTATCGGCGTTCTAGTTCAGTGAACATGAAGAAAATGCAGAAGATGTTCCAAAATGCAGCAGAAGAGAATGTTAGAAACATAAGAACTTATGTAACAGAACTGAAAGAGCGGGTGGCCAAGTTGCAGTACCAAAAACAGCTACTAGTTTGCCAG GTTCTAGAGCTAGAAGCAAATGAAGCAGCTGGGTACGATATAGAGAATGATGAGAACACATGTGAGCCAGAGGAGCCCATGGTCTCATGGCAAATAACTTTTAAGGAACAAAGACAGCAGATCATTGAGTTGTGGGATTTGTGTTTTGTCTCCATCATTCATAGGACAcagttttatttgttatttaagGGGGATCCAGCTGACCAAATCTATGTGGAAGTGGAGCTGAGGCGGTTGACATGGTTGCAACATCATCTGGCAGAACTTGGGAATGCTAGTCCTGCCCATGTGGGAGATGAACCCACAGTCTCTTTGTCATCAag TATCAGAGCACTAAAGCGCGAAAGGGAGTTCCTTGCTAAGAGGCTGACTTCACGTTTGACTGCGGAGGAGAGAGATGCATTGTACATGAAATGGGATGTCCCACTTGAAGGGAAGCAGAGGAAGATGCAGTTTGTGAATAAGCTCTGGACTGATCCCCATGATGCCAAGCATATTCAGGAGAGCGCTGAAATAGTTGCAAAGCTTGTTGGTTTCTGCGAAAGCGGAAACATGTCAAAAGAGATGTTTGAACTCAATTTTGTGCTTCCATCTGATAAGAGGTCATGGATTATGGGCTGGAACCCAATTTCAAACCTTCTTAACTTGTGA
- the LOC117627990 gene encoding uncharacterized protein LOC117627990 produces the protein MDIARPSNSCSVSSYISSQGRRSKWCEKATEFLCSACLLCISCPLAVVWCCIKVPCKVGWHASQHARHCACGSEKRVYASYSSFSDIDLDILPGKAHSTCSTTLKAPWQHKKSAANKTLN, from the coding sequence ATGGATATTGCAAGACCTTCCAATTCTTGTTCTGTTTCTAGTTACATTTCTTCTCAGGGGAGAAGATCTAAATGGTGTGAGAAAGCCACAGAGTTTCTCTGCAGTGCCTGCTTGCTGTGCATTTCGTGCCCATTAGCCGTTGTCTGGTGTTGCATCAAAGTTCCGTGCAAGGTCGGATGGCATGCCTCGCAGCATGCAAGGCACTGTGCTTGTGGATCAGAGAAGAGAGTTTATGCATCCtattcttcattttctgacATTGACTTGGATATTCTGCCTGGTAAGGCTCATAGCACATGCTCCACAACTTTGAAAGCTCCTTGGCAACATAAGAAGTCTGCAGCAAACAAAACCTTGAACTAG
- the LOC117628104 gene encoding non-specific lipid-transfer protein 2-like, translating into MKASYSYIAIALYLVVVVLLGKADVSMAVTCNPTELSPCAGAITSSTPPSTICCTKIKQQKPCLCQYLNNPNLKKFVNTPNARKVARTCGTPFPKC; encoded by the coding sequence ATGAAGGCATCATATTCATACATTGCAATTGCATTGTACCTTGTGGTTGTGGTGCTGTTGGGCAAAGCAGATGTTTCAATGGCAGTAACATGCAACCCAACAGAACTAAGTCCCTGTGCAGGAGCAATAACTTCTTCAACTCCTCCATCCACAATATGCTGCACCAAGATCAAGCAACAGAAGCCCTGCCTCTGCCAGTATCTCAACAACCCCAACCTCAAGAAGTTTGTCAACACCCCAAATGCCAGGAAAGTTGCTAGGACTTGTGGCACTCCCTTCCCCAAGTGCTAG
- the LOC117627988 gene encoding uncharacterized protein LOC117627988: MRRALLNNVSLYARNRLLSLPTCNPNPSSSLVPLAASTRSLLRLFSSEDDSSAGSSNPSADSSVIPTNKKDAPVEVQDINNKELKVRIEKYFKGDEEALPAILEAILQRKLAEKHEETDDELIDELQMKPLDNVKDQEFESDFEEMHDTDEEIDNLYNARDIVMNRMVKDEYYNMDENKWNDIVEDAIRHGIMKDTKECEAILEDMLSWDKLLPDDMKRKVEEKFNDLGDMCERGELEPEEAYKLFKEFEDEIVMEYVQKMEADGPPKFDETAVPDEKKDLDDPPGEGPILRWQTRVVFAPGGDAWHPKNRKVKLSVTVKELGLSKHQFRRLRELVGKRYNPGKDELTITSERFEHREENRKDCLRTLLSLIEEAGKANKLAEDARVSYVKERLRANPAFMERLRNKTMGLQGKSTVPA; the protein is encoded by the exons ATGAGACGTGCTCTATTGAATAATGTCTCTCTCTACGCTCGCAATCGCCTTCTCTCCCTTCCAACCTGCAACCCTAATCCTAGCTCCTCACTCGTCCCACTCGCCGCTTCGACTCGGTCCCTTCTCAGGCTTTTCTCGTCCGAAGACGACTCTTCCGCTGGAAGCTCCAATCCGTCTGCTGATTCGAGCGTGATCCCAACCAACAAGAAAGATGCCCCCGTTGAAGTCCAGGACATCAATAACAAAG AGCTGAAAGTGCGGATAGAGAAATACTTCAAGGGTGATGAGGAGGCGCTTCCGGCGATCCTAGAAGCCATTCTGCAGAGGAAATTGGCGGAGAAGCATGAGGAAACAGATGATGAGCTGATAGATGAACTGCAAATGAAGCCGCTGGATAATGTTAAGGACCAAGAGTTTGAATCAGATTTTGAGGAAATGCATGACACGGATGAAGAGATTGATAACTTGTATAACGCAAGGGATATAGTCATGAACAGGATGGTAAAAGATGAGTACTACAACATGGATGAGAATAAGTGGAATGATATTGTTGAGGATGCAATTCGTCATGGGATTATGAAGGATACGAAAGAGTGTGAGGCAATTCTTGAGGATATGCTCAGCTGGGATAAGCTACTGCCAG ATGACATGAAAAGGAAGGTTGAAGAGAAGTTCAATGACCTAGGGGATATGTGTGAAAGAGGGGAACTTGAGCCTGAAGAAGCTTACAAGTTGTTTAAGGAGTTTGAGGATGAGATTGTCATGGAATATGTGCAGAAGATGGAAGCCGATGGCCCCCCGAAATTTGACGAGACTGCTGTACCGGACGAGAAAAAGGATCTAGATGACCCTCCAGGCGAAGGGCCAATCCTTAGGTGGCAAACACGGGTAGTCTTTGCTCCTGGCGGTGATGCGTGGCATCCCAAGAATAGAAAAGTGAAACTGTCTGTCACAGTGAAAGAACTTGGGCTTTCAAAGCATCAATTCCGTCGGCTCAGAGAATTGGTTGGAAAGCGGTACAATCCAGGGAAAGATGAGCTTACAATTACTAGTGAGAG GTTTGAACACCgagaagaaaatagaaaggaTTGCCTTAGGACTCTTCTTTCCCTCATTGAGGAAGCTGGGAAAGCTAACAAACTGGCTGAGGATGCTCGAGTTTCATATGTCAAGGAGAGATTAAGAGCAAATCCTGCATTCATGGAGAGGCTGCGTAACAAGACCATGGGATTGCAAGGAAAGAGCACAGTGCCTGCTTGA
- the LOC117628307 gene encoding reticulon-like protein B9, with protein MPGVYSSDSDDNIGASHGAKLFGRERPIHHVLGGGKVADVLLWRNRNVSAALLIGMTVIWFLFEVVEYNFVTLVCHLSITTLLVIFIWRTAAELFRLTPPTIPDIILHESTFKELASTVHKRCNHFLSKLLDSACGRDLPFFFLAIISLYILSVIGTYFSFLNLVYLGFLALETLPFVYERFEEDVDRLAGKVSREIKRSYRKFDSQFLNKIPRGPVKEKTR; from the exons ATGCCGGGGGTATATTCATCCGATTCTGATGACAATATTGGCGCAAGCCATGGGGCAAAGCTCTTTGGACGTGAAAGGCCAATTCATCATGTTCTTGGAGGTGGAAAAG TTGCGGATGTGTTATTGTGGAGGAACAGAAATGTATCAGCTGCGCTTTTGATTGGGATGACGGTGATATGGTTTCTTTTCGAGGTAGTCGAGTACaattttgtgaccctcgtctGCCACCTCTCCATTACCACATTGCTCGTAATCTTCATATGGCGCACGGCTGCAGAATTGTTCAGATT GACACCTCCTACCATACCTGATATAATATTACATGAATCTACATTCAAAGAGTTGGCTTCCACAGTCCACAAAAGATGCAACCATTTCTTGTCAAAGCTTCTTGACAGTGCATGTGGAAGAGACCTaccattcttcttcttg GCAATTATTTCTCTCTATATTTTGTCTGTGATTGGAACCTATTTCAGCTTTCTGAATCTTGTTTACTTGG GGTTCCTCGCCCTGGAAACACTGCCATTTGTGTATGAGCGATTTGAGGAGGACGTTGATCGCCTAGCTGGAAAAGTTAGCAGAGAGATAAAGAGATCGTACAGAAAGTTTGATTCTCAGTTTCTCAACAAAATTCCAAGAGGCCCAGTGAAAGAGAAAACCAGATGA
- the LOC117627793 gene encoding L-Ala-D/L-amino acid epimerase isoform X2, producing the protein MGSIGISLHLLPHSLLLCSAAGSTQSPKRARPISRISPRMALATPITFGFNNLLETFTVNVQRAENRPLNVPLIAPFTIATSRLDKVENVAIRVELSNGCVGWGETPILPFVTAEDQHTAMVKAREVCDFLLRSPAKTLGSLLGEIGGLLPGYEFASVRAGVEMALIDAVSRSIGVPLWRLFGGASNTITTDITIPIVSPGEAATLASKYREQGFRTLKLKVGKNLISDIEVLLAIRAVHPDCDFILDANEGYTSEEAIQVLDKLYEVGVSPVLFEQPVHRDDWEGLGYVSRIARDKYGVSVAADESCRSLVDVKKIVAENLADVVNIKLAKVGVVGALEIIEVAKSSGLTLMIGGMVETRLAMGFAGHLAAGLGCFKFVDLDTPLLLSEDPVREGYEVSGAVYTFKNARGNGGFLHWKNIA; encoded by the exons ATGGGATCAATTGGGATTTCTCTGCACTTACTACCTCACTCTCTGCTCCTCTGCTCTGCTGCTGGTTCCACTCAGAGCCCCAAAAGGGCAAGACCCATTTCAAGGATCAGCCCAAGAATGGCTCTGGCCACACCCATCACCTTTGGGTTCAATAATTTGTTGGAAACTTTCACAGTAAACGTGCAGAGAGCGGAGAATAGGCCTCTGAATGTGCCTCTGATAGCGCCTTTCACGATTGCCACTTCAAGGCTTGACAAGGTGGAGAATGTGGCTATCAGGGTTGAATTGAGTAACGGGTGTGTGGGATGGGGTGAAACTCCAATCTTGCCTTTTGTCACTGCAGAGGATCAGCATACAGCCATGGTCAAGGCCAGGGAAGTTTGTGACTTCTTACTCCGCAGTCCGGCGAAGACCTTGGGTTCGCTTTTGGGAGAGATTGGTGGGCTTCTTCCTGGATATGAGTTTGCTTCT GTTAGGGCAGGAGTTGAAATGGCACTAATTGATGCAGTTTCTAGGAGTATTGGTGTCCCTTTATGGAGACTGTTTGGTGGAGCTTCAAATACCATAACCACTGATATAACA ATTCCAATTGTTTCTCCTGGTGAAGCTGCTACATTGGCTTCAAAGTATCGTGAACAAGGATTTAGGACTTTAAAGCTTAAGGTGGGAAAAAATCTGATTTCAGACATAGAAGTCCTTCTAGCTATACGTGCAGTTCACCCAGATTGCGATTTTATCTTGGATGCTAATGAAGGATATACCTCCGAGGAAGCTATCCAAGTTCTTGATAAATTATATG AGGTGGGAGTTAGTCCTGTTCTCTTTGAACAACCAGTTCATAGAGATGATTGGGAAGGCCTTGGATATGTTAGTCGCATTGCGAGAGACAAATATGGAGTATCAGTTGCAGCTGATGAGAGCTGTCGAAGTTTAGTTGATGTTAAGAAAATAGTTGCAGAAAATCTAGCTGATGTCGTTAACATTAAACTTGCTAAAGTTGGGGTTGTTGGGGCCCTGGAAATCATTGAGGTGGCAAAGTCATCGGGATTAACTTTGATGATTGGTGGTATGGTTGAGACTAGACTGGCCATGGGCTTTGCTGGCCACCTTGCTGCTGGCCTTGGGTGCTTTAA GTTTGTTGACCTAGATACTCCCCTGCTGCTTTCGGAAGATCCAGTTCGGGAGGGTTATGAAG TTTCGGGTGCCGTTTATACGTTCAAAAATGCTAGAGGCAATGGTGGATTTCTTCATTGGAAAAATATTGCTTG A
- the LOC117627989 gene encoding uncharacterized protein LOC117627989 has protein sequence MKRLQLRNLCLYARTRLLSPSCYNPGSQLAPLAASTRPRLRFYSTESSSHNQEEDVSDEELKMQIDKYFRGDEEAIPSIFEAILKRKLTGKHEEDDKMLMEEIPGKRQEEPLSDIDDDQETKSDFDEGSDSDG, from the exons ATGAAACGACTTCAGCTTAGAAATCTGTGTCTCTACGCTCGTACTcgtcttctctctccttcctgCTACAATCCGGGATCCCAACTCGCTCCACTCGCTGCTTCGACTCGGCCCAGACTTCGCTTCTACTCGACTGAGTCTTCATCGCACAACCAAGAGGAGGATGTCAGTGACGAAG AGctgaaaatgcaaattgaCAAGTATTTTCGAGGGGATGAGGAGGCCATACCATCAATCTTTGAAGCAATTTTGAAGAGGAAGTTGACGGGGAAGCATGAAGAGGATGATAAAATGCTCATGGAAGAAATTCCCGGGAAGAGGCAGGAGGAGCCACTGAGTGACATAGATGACGACCAAGAGACTAAATCTGATTTTGATGAAGGCTCTGACAGTGATGGGTGA
- the LOC117628585 gene encoding uncharacterized protein LOC117628585, translating into MLGSGLQFGNVRGEDRFYIPVKARKRYNNQQKQARKAKNDANENPKELPKSKVVVSEKRSPKEPPNTLAKPSSESSLKPSSNLDRLLESTTPSVPAQYFSKTTMRGWRTCDVEFQPYFTLNDLWESFREWSAYGAGVPLVLNKSDSVIQYYVPYLSGIQLYGESSVKSNAKSRQVGEDSYVDYDLDSSSDASSDYEVEKHKKTAKEQQALHRLNMNVPIRMGGLSIHDEHPLLQEGFSSDDGEAGNSRGVLLFEFLEQDAPYGRGPLADKISDLACQYPGLKTLRSCDLLPGSWMSVAWYPIYRIPMGPTLKDLEACFLTYHSLSTPTAVSGSTQAPVMVYPTEMDGVPKISLPVFGMAAYKLKRTTWTQNGVMECQLANSLMQAAANWLTLLRVNHPDFQFFASHGMYCR; encoded by the exons ATGTTGGGAAGTGGGTTACAGTTTGGAAATGTACGTGGGGAAGACAGGTTTTACATTCCTGTGAAAGCAAGAAAGAGATACAATAATCAGCAAAAGCAAGCTAGGAAAGCCAAGAATGATGCAAACGAGAACCCCAAAGAGCTTCCAAAGAGCAAAGTAGTGGTTTCTGAGAAGAGAAGCCCCAAAGAGCCTCCAAATACATTGGCAAAGCCTTCTTCTGAGTCATCTCTAAAGCCTAGTAGTAATCTTGACAGGCTCTTGGAGTCCACCACTCCTTCAGTTCCTGCGCAGTATTTCTCTAAG ACGACGATGAGGGGGTGGAGGACTTGCGATGTTGAGTTTCAGCCTTACTTCACATTGAATGATCTTTGGGAATCGTTTAGGGAGTGGAGTGCATATGGGGCAGGAGTGCCATTGGTACTTAACAAAAGTGATTCTGTTATTCAATATTATGTTCCCTATTTATCTGGTATCCAATTATATGGGGAATCTTCTGTGAAGTCAAATGCAAAGTCaag GCAAGTTGGTGAGGACAGTTATGTTGACTACGATTTGGATTCAAGTAGTGATGCAAGCAGTGATTATGAAGTTGAGAAACACAAAAAGACTGCTAAGGAGCAGCAAGCTCTTCACCGTTTAAACATGAATGTTCCTATTAGAATGGGCGGGTTGTCCATACATGATGAACACCCTTTGTTACAAGAAGGCTTTTCTAGTGATGATGGAGAAGCTGGGAATTCTCGTGGTGTCCTGCTTTTTGAGTTTCTTGAGCAGGATGCTCCATATGGCCGAGGACCATTGGCTGACAAG ATATCAGATCTAGCATGCCAGTACCCTGGGTTGAAGACATTAAGAAGTTGTGACTTACTGCCAGGAAGTTGGATGTCAGTGGCTTG GTATCCCATATATCGAATACCTATGGGTCCAACACTGAAAGATTTGGAAGCTTGCTTTCTGACGTATcattcactttcaacacccaCGGCAG TTAGTGGAAGCACGCAGGCTCCAGTGATGGTCTATCCCACCGAGATGGACGGTGTACCAAAGATTTCCTTACCTGTTTTTGGAATGGCTGCTTATAAGTTAAAAAGAACAACGTGGACACAAAATGGAGTAATGGAGTGTCAACTGGCAAATTCCCTGATGCAGGCTGCAGCCAATTGGCTAACCCTGCTTCGGGTCAATCACCCGGATTTCCAGTTCTTTGCTTCACACGGCATGTACTGCAGGTGA